The region TGATCAAAACCATTATTAGTGCTATTTTTGTTGCCGCTCTCTTTTGCATCTAACTTGATAAAATGCCCAAAATATAACAAACCTTTAGCTAACTGAGATTTAATTCACTTCTATCATAGAGATAACATGTAAGCCTacattgtaaaataaaataatcaaaacaatttcaaagaaaaacataatttgTAATGCATTATAGAAAATTGTGCATCTCAGTGCTATTATTTTTGCCGCAACTGTACATACGTACGTACGTATATCCATCGAAATACTGGCTCCAAATGTTATCGCTTCGTGCTTATCGCAAAACGCATCGCAGCAGGAGAGGAAGCCCAAGGGCAAGGGTGCAGGAGCTGGAAGGAGCTGGAAGGAGCAGAAAGCTCGTGTGCGACAGTCTGCCATTGTGCCAAATTGTTAATGCTCAGCATTCTCTGGTTGCCATCTCCTTTAGCCCGCCGCTCCGTCTTGGGCTGCCTCCTTTCTATTATTGTTCTTGGCATTATCATTGTATCGTCGTCATCGCAGCTATTCTCCTACTTTCTTAGATGCCGCCTTTTCCCCCCGGAGTTCCACTCCCACATTCTACATCcctacatttttattttattcgctTTTTCGTTGTTATTTtcttcttgtgtttttttttgtcggtgtCTGCCGACAGGCGACTGGGAGAGAAAATTTAATGCTTCTGGTGGCGTCTGGCGGTCGCGGCGCCAAAGTTTCTTTATGACCTCTGCCCTGTATCCCAGATACAATACTATATACcgcatatgtatgtatgtatgttacCCACGTATAGAGGATATCCCACACTTTTGTGTGGGTGAATTGATTGATAAGGTTTCTgcgaacaaaacaaaacagaacAAAGTTAAAGTTAACCAggaatagaaatagaaatgcCAGAGCGTTGGTGTCGCCACAGTTTATGACATTTACGCTGCCATCTCTAGATTATGCATACGCAGCGCTGGCATTTCCAagattacgcatacgcagcgtTGACAAGATAGACCAGAAATTTAAATACGAATTACACTGTGCAATGTCGAGGACCAGAGCGAGCGTAACTTGAGACTGCCTCAAGGCAAGCTCGACTCCAAAACTTTGGCCATAAAACGAGCGGGAACAACCGCAAAGCGTTTGCTTAGTTATCCCCGCCAGCATCTAGCAAACTTTTCGCTTTAATTCCACTTTGTCGCTGCCTTTGCCTTGCCTTTGCCTTTGCCTCATTTTTAAGCAAATATTGTGGCAGACTGTAGCAATAGCCCCCACCCACGCCCCTCTTTTCTATGCTATAGGATTGCTGCCGGCTTATTTGCGTCTCCACATGTGACTCAATCTAAAACACAGAGCAAAAACCTTGGAAATTCTTCTTAAACAATATAGCATAACACTTTCAGGTAAGACAAGAaattccatatattttctccAAGTGGAAACTAGTTTGCACAGCCAAGAACATTGCAGCGACAACAAGGCaaccaataaaaaaacattcaaCTAATTTGAAGCGCGATGAAAGTTTCACGAAGCACCCTGCCCCAAGTTATATGCAACTAATTACGTGTGTTACATTGTGTGAATAATAGCTGCGTGTGTGCGTAATGCGTCCTagagtgtgtatgtgtatgtatggCCATATCTGGTAAttgctttgcttttttatTGCTTTGGGTGCCAGCTTAATGACCATAGGCGTGCTCCGGATTTGACCGCCACGGTCATCAACTGATGAGGAAACTCGGTGGAGCAAAACGGAAAGTTAATGTCGAGATCTTCAAACAAATGAACTTTATGTGGCATGTGATTTGCAAGTTGGGTCACAAAAATGTTGGCCAAAAGCAGTATAAAACCCAGTTTAAAGGTTAGACAacaattaaaactttatttttatggtttcAGAACAAGAAGCTTatagttttcatttttaagtgGGATCATAAAAAGGAAGTGTTACTGTTCTATGGCGTTTATGAATCCTTTATAATTCCCCACTTGAATGAAATGCGAAATCTCAAtggaaaatcttaaatttcaattcaattttgtGGAGAATCCTGGGGAAAACATCTCCATTAGAaggaaaactgaaaacagaaTAGAACAATCAAAACAAGCCATTCTTGTATTTCCATGACCCGAAGACAAACTGCATATTTTTCCGTTTTCCAATTCGCTTTCAGTTCCCGAGTCCATCAGTGTCGATTGAGGCATTGAAGCAGAGATTGATGTTAATTATCTGCCTTTGCTTTGTTTGTCATGGCATACTTTTTTGGGCAGTTAATCAAAGGCCATGATTGCAGGAGCGGAGGACCCAGCTCCCAAGATTCCCAGCCTTCAATTTTAGCGCCCTGCGACAGTGAGTTTATGGCGCGAGTGTAATATAATTCATATTGtaccaaaaaattttaatgccGCCTGAAAAATAACTCCCAATAAATAATCCTTAATGTCCTGTTTGTGCGAAAGTGGGCGGGTAGATTTCCGCGTGTGTGGGCGTGAGATGGGTGGTGTGGGTGTTGAGGTAGCTTATGTTGTCCTACCATAAACAAGGCGTGGCCCTCATATGACTTTATGTTGTTgctcttttttgttgttttctgcTTTCTGCGGTCTAACCGCATCACATACAACCTCACGTGCCTGTTGTTTCTACTGCTGATGCGGCCATCATGTCCTGGCAGTGTTATGACGTGGCTTGTCGCCTCCTCCAAATGCTGAATCTCTGCCCCTGACATCGGCTTTAAAGCGGAAAGCAAGCTCTGcgctaaaaaaaacaaagcgaACGGAACCCCGCCGCATAAAAGTGAAACATTGCCGCGACAAATTTGTCAACTTTGTCAACGCAAGGGACCACAAGTAATAAATGACCAGGTTTTTGTTCGTTTTTCCtttcatatttattattatttatatttatgtgtatgtgtatgtgttcTTGCAGCGTCATCCTCAGGgacttaaatattaattaattttttgggTCCTCCCCTATCGGGCCTCCAGCTTGCACCAGAACAATTCCCGCGGCATTAACCGAAACCCGGCAATACTGCCCATCATGTCTCGCGGGGTGCTGTCGGTGGGCTTCAGCCTGAAATGACGGACCAGTTGATACAGGAGCGACTTCACCTCCATGAGGGCCATTCGGTTGCCAATGCAGCTCCTCTGGCCAACACCGAAGGGCAGATAGGTGAACTGGCGGATTTCGTGCTTGTGGTCGTCATCGAAGCGCTCTGGTCGGAACTCCTCCGGCTCCGGGAAGTTATCCGGATCGTGATGCAGTGCAATCACCGGAATATGAACAAGCTCGTCTTTGCGAAGAGTCACCACTAAGTTGTCCTCCGCATCGCGCAGCTGGAAGTCCGAGGCACACATGCGATCGAGGACGATTGCCGGTGGCCACTTTCTTAGAGATTCAGATACCACGCAGTCCAGGTACTTCATGCCCTTGAGGGTATCAAAATCCAGTGGCTTGCCCTGCAAGCTCTCCTCCACTGAAGAGATCTCCTCATAAAGCTTATCCTGCACCTCAGAATTAACCATTAGCTCATAGCAGGTGAAGCTGAGGCAGGTCGAGACGGTTTCAAATCCCGCCGTAAAGAAGAGAAGACACTGGGCCAGCAGATCATCATCATTGAACTCGACCCTATCCTCCTTAGAGTCCTTATCGGTTGCAGTTTCCTGATCCTTTTTAAACTGGTTTTGGGCCTCCATCAGGAGGTGGATCATGTCGGGGCGCACTATATTGTGCTCCTTGCGATAATTCATGGCGCCGAATACCAGTTTCTTAAAGTAATCCACATTATTCAAGTCCATCACAGGAACTCGCAGTGCCTTTAAATAGTTATgttaaaacaaacaataaattatGATTATGGTGGCGTCTTACCTTCATCAACTTGGGCACTAGAATGTACAAAAGTACCTTGAATCCACCCCACAAGGTGAACTCTGAGAGACGCTGGCCGAGGGTGAAAAACTCGTTATTGGGATCCTTGAACGAGTTCACTTGAATGCCAAAGGCAGCCGTGGCAATCACATCGTTGGTATACCGCGTGAAGAACTCCTTCAGCTCCAGCTCACTGTTGCCAGCTTCCAGTTGCCGCTCAATGTAGCCCACTGCCTCGACGTTGCAGGCGTGGACTAGCTCGAATATTTGCCGAATCTTGAGGCTGGTGAAGGTTGGAGTCAGTGTGCTTCGCATTTGTTTCCAGCGCTGATCCCGCAAGGTGAGCAAGCTCTTGGACATGACACTGGTCTCGTTGGGGCCATCGCTGATGCCCTGCCGGTGATTGGCAAAGGTATCGAAGCTCTTGATGCCCACCTGGCGGATGAGCTCCGGATCAGCGAGGTAGTAGAGGGGATCGCGCAGGTTATAGACTCCGTATACCTTGTTCTGCTTCAAACGCAAGTGCTGATCAATGCTACGGAGGAAGAGGAGTTCATTAAGATTCTTGGATAGTATAGCATTCAGGCTCTTACCTAAACTTTATATAAGAATCGGCGCCCATCATCACCGACCAAGGAATATTCCCCAGCACTGGAACCGGCCTCTCGTGGGCCACGCCCCGCTTCGAAAAGTAGCCAAAAGTGTAGACCGACCATTTGTACAGTAGCAAGCCGATaaaggccacaaaaatcaacagcTCCACGAAAACCATTCCGGCGTTATGAACTGCGAGGGGCTGGTGGGGGAGTTAATCGAGCCACGCCGCGTGGGGTAGCCTTCTGAATTCTGAAAGAGAGCGTCTTCGCCAGACGACGGCTGGAGCCCCACTGAAATAAACAAAGAGCTCTCTCTTGGCTATATATGCGGGGTGATAGGAGATATAGCCAGCCAGAGAGCTAACAAAGAACCGGCAAATGGTGCAGCAGTATGCGTGAGAGCCACCTATATGGAGagtaaaaaatcgaaaattaaaGAGCTTGTTTACTTAACAATTAACATTAACAGTCACGTGTGTTTGTTACTCAATTTTCAACAGTCTTATGAAGAATATTACATATactctttattaaaattatactaGTTTAGCTTTTTCGACAATTTCATCTGTTTACGAAGTGCAAAAATCATCCAGACTGACGTCAGGAATTACTTTTAGAAGATAatcgaaaaatatttgttatgtATAATGCATATTTCTTGTTCAAAGTCGATTAACTCCAAATAGATAACAAATTCATTTGATTACTTTGCGTATTTATGATGAAATAATGCAATGATTTTACCTATTTAGTGATTTTCACACACAAAAATTCATTATTCAACGAGTGTGGTGTCTGGGAGTAGATTCAGATCTCATCTGAGATGAAGTTGGCATTCGGCATGTCATTCCTAATCTCATTGGCATAAACTAATTTCAACATTAATCCCCTTAAGTGAGTCAACTATTTATTATAAAGGACTTAGCGACGACAGTTgaggccggaaaggtggagaGGAGGGTCCCAGAGTGGGTCCATAGAGCGGAGTGGGGCTACGTGCCTGGGATCTTTCCACAGCGGCGACCTCAAAGCTGAGACTCAAATGAAACTTCTGTCAGTTGCTGCATCTTACACGTGGAGAAA is a window of Drosophila bipectinata strain 14024-0381.07 chromosome 2R, DbipHiC1v2, whole genome shotgun sequence DNA encoding:
- the Cyp9c1 gene encoding cytochrome P450 9c1, which translates into the protein MVFVELLIFVAFIGLLLYKWSVYTFGYFSKRGVAHERPVPVLGNIPWSVMMGADSYIKFSIDQHLRLKQNKVYGVYNLRDPLYYLADPELIRQVGIKSFDTFANHRQGISDGPNETSVMSKSLLTLRDQRWKQMRSTLTPTFTSLKIRQIFELVHACNVEAVGYIERQLEAGNSELELKEFFTRYTNDVIATAAFGIQVNSFKDPNNEFFTLGQRLSEFTLWGGFKVLLYILVPKLMKALRVPVMDLNNVDYFKKLVFGAMNYRKEHNIVRPDMIHLLMEAQNQFKKDQETATDKDSKEDRVEFNDDDLLAQCLLFFTAGFETVSTCLSFTCYELMVNSEVQDKLYEEISSVEESLQGKPLDFDTLKGMKYLDCVVSESLRKWPPAIVLDRMCASDFQLRDAEDNLVVTLRKDELVHIPVIALHHDPDNFPEPEEFRPERFDDDHKHEIRQFTYLPFGVGQRSCIGNRMALMEVKSLLYQLVRHFRLKPTDSTPRDMMGSIAGFRLMPRELFWCKLEAR